In one window of Constrictibacter sp. MBR-5 DNA:
- the ntrC gene encoding nitrogen regulation protein NR(I), with translation MSNATILVADDDRGIRTVLSQALGRLGHDVRATGNASTLWRWVSDGQGDLVITDVVMPDENGLDLVPRIRKLRPELRVIVMSAHSTLMTAVKATERGAFEYLPKPFDLKELSSIVTRALTEPRSSPVQEAASEIDEQLPLIGRSPAMQEIYRVLARLMNTDLTVMIVGESGTGKELVARALHQYGRRRNGPFVAVNMAAIPRDLIESDLFGHEKGAFTGASARAPGRFEQAEGGTLFLDEIGDMPLEAQTRLLRVLQQGEYTTVGGRTAIKANVRIIAATHRDLRQLIRQGTFREDLFYRLNVVPIRLPPLRERTDDIPDLARHFFAQTSLAGLPAKSLDAAAMERVRSHRWSGNVRELENLVRRLAALYSEEVIGVDIIEKELADTVPAESTPMESAPRSGESLSEAIERHLRDYFHAHDGALPPAGLYDRILQELERPLITLTLGATRGNQIRAAQLLGLNRNTLRKKIRELDIPVIRGLK, from the coding sequence ATGTCTAACGCGACCATTCTGGTGGCGGACGACGACCGGGGCATCCGGACGGTCCTGAGCCAGGCGCTGGGGCGCCTCGGCCACGACGTCCGCGCGACCGGGAATGCGAGTACTCTCTGGCGCTGGGTCTCCGACGGGCAGGGCGACCTGGTCATCACCGACGTGGTGATGCCTGACGAGAACGGCCTGGACCTCGTGCCGCGCATCCGCAAGCTGCGGCCGGAGCTGCGCGTCATCGTGATGAGCGCGCACAGCACGCTGATGACGGCGGTAAAGGCGACCGAGCGTGGTGCCTTCGAGTATCTGCCGAAGCCCTTCGACCTGAAGGAACTCTCCAGCATCGTCACGCGGGCGCTGACCGAGCCGCGGTCCAGCCCGGTTCAGGAAGCGGCGAGCGAGATCGACGAGCAGCTGCCGCTCATCGGCCGGTCGCCGGCGATGCAGGAGATCTACCGGGTTCTCGCGCGGCTGATGAACACCGACCTCACCGTCATGATCGTCGGCGAATCGGGCACCGGCAAGGAACTGGTGGCACGCGCGCTGCACCAGTACGGCCGCCGCCGTAACGGTCCGTTCGTCGCCGTCAACATGGCGGCGATCCCGCGCGATCTGATCGAGAGCGACCTGTTCGGGCACGAGAAGGGCGCCTTCACAGGCGCTTCGGCGCGGGCGCCAGGCCGGTTTGAGCAGGCGGAGGGCGGCACGCTGTTCCTCGACGAGATCGGCGACATGCCGCTCGAGGCGCAGACGCGCCTCCTCCGCGTGCTCCAGCAGGGCGAATATACGACTGTCGGTGGCCGCACCGCGATCAAAGCGAACGTGCGCATCATCGCGGCCACCCATCGCGACCTGCGCCAGCTCATCCGCCAGGGCACCTTCCGCGAGGATCTGTTCTACCGACTGAATGTCGTGCCGATTCGCCTGCCGCCGTTGCGCGAGCGCACCGACGACATCCCGGATCTGGCGCGGCACTTCTTCGCGCAGACGTCGCTTGCCGGCCTGCCGGCGAAGAGCCTGGATGCCGCGGCCATGGAGCGGGTGCGGTCCCATCGCTGGTCTGGCAACGTGCGGGAACTGGAGAATCTGGTCCGGCGTCTGGCCGCCCTCTATTCGGAGGAGGTGATCGGCGTCGACATCATCGAGAAGGAACTCGCCGACACCGTTCCGGCCGAATCCACGCCGATGGAGTCGGCGCCGCGCTCGGGCGAATCCCTGTCCGAGGCGATCGAGAGGCACCTGCGGGACTATTTCCACGCGCACGACGGAGCACTCCCCCCGGCCGGCCTCTACGACCGCATTCTTCAAGAGCTGGAGCGTCCGCTGATTACGCTGACCCTGGGCGCGACCCGCGGAAATCAGATCCGGGCGGCGCAGCTGCTCGGGCTGAACCGCAACACCCTGCGCAAGAAGATACGCGAACTGGATATCCCGGTGATTCGCGGTCTAAAATAG
- a CDS encoding ATP-binding protein — protein sequence MPDGTSNSATVARADVDVGAILNALPDAVLLLDDGSRIRYANASAEQLFQASIENLWGQELGQLLSRSHPLVGLVHQVREGGYSLTEYGVALESPRFAVAGATVHAGPLADGGGGVLLTIHQPSIAQKIDQQLIHRNAARSVAGMAAVLAHEVKNPLAGIRGAAQLVEENCDDNDRELTRLICDEADRICALVDRMDIFAEQRPIVRGPVNIHEVLDHVRRLAKSGVARHVRFAEHYDPSLPPVLGDRDQLVQVFLNLIKNAAEAVPEENGEIVISTAYRHGVRLAVRSTGEKVALPLMVSIQDNGSGIPEDLGQHLFDPFVTTKAGGHGLGLALVAKIVDEHGGVIEFESEPRRTVFRVMLPMCATEENSSDV from the coding sequence TTGCCGGACGGCACTTCGAACTCGGCGACCGTCGCCCGTGCGGATGTCGATGTCGGCGCGATCCTGAACGCACTTCCCGACGCCGTGCTACTGCTCGACGACGGCAGCCGGATCCGCTACGCCAATGCATCTGCCGAACAGCTCTTTCAGGCCAGTATCGAGAATCTCTGGGGGCAGGAACTCGGCCAGCTGCTCAGCCGCTCGCATCCGCTTGTCGGGCTCGTCCACCAGGTCCGGGAAGGCGGCTACAGTCTGACGGAGTACGGCGTCGCGCTGGAATCGCCGCGCTTCGCCGTCGCCGGGGCGACCGTTCACGCCGGTCCTTTGGCCGATGGCGGCGGCGGTGTGCTGCTGACCATCCACCAACCCTCCATTGCCCAGAAGATCGACCAGCAGCTGATCCACCGCAATGCCGCGCGATCGGTCGCCGGCATGGCCGCGGTCCTGGCGCACGAGGTGAAGAACCCGCTCGCCGGCATACGCGGCGCGGCGCAACTGGTCGAGGAGAATTGCGACGACAACGACCGGGAACTGACGCGCCTGATCTGCGACGAGGCCGACCGGATCTGTGCGCTGGTCGACCGGATGGACATCTTCGCCGAGCAGCGCCCAATTGTGCGCGGGCCGGTGAACATCCACGAGGTCCTCGATCATGTGCGCCGGCTGGCGAAGAGCGGCGTCGCGCGGCACGTCCGCTTCGCGGAGCACTACGACCCCTCGTTGCCGCCGGTGCTCGGCGACCGCGACCAGCTGGTCCAGGTCTTCCTCAACCTCATCAAGAACGCCGCCGAGGCGGTGCCCGAAGAGAACGGCGAAATCGTCATTTCCACGGCATATAGGCACGGCGTACGGCTCGCGGTTCGCAGCACGGGCGAGAAGGTCGCCCTGCCGCTGATGGTGAGCATCCAGGACAACGGATCGGGCATCCCCGAGGATCTCGGCCAGCATCTGTTCGATCCGTTCGTCACGACCAAGGCTGGCGGTCACGGCCTCGGCTTGGCGCTCGTCGCGAAGATCGTCGACGAGCATGGAGGGGTCATCGAGTTCGAGAGCGAGCCCCGCCGCACCGTCTTCCGGGTGATGTTGCCCATGTGTGCCACTGAGGAGAACAGCAGCGATGTCTAA
- a CDS encoding bifunctional 2-C-methyl-D-erythritol 4-phosphate cytidylyltransferase/2-C-methyl-D-erythritol 2,4-cyclodiphosphate synthase, producing MKRRIALVVAAGRGTRFGRALPKQYADLAGAPVIRRAVLAFLRHPGVAGVRCVIHPDDASAYEAAVGDLGLPPAVHGGPTRQESVRLGLEALAAEPPDMVLIHDGARPMIDSNVIDRTVAAAEAHGAAVAALRVNDTLKRGDAIVTATVDRNGLWRAQTPQAFAFGPILAAHHTHAGADLSDDAAVAERAGIAVALAEGAEDNLKITNPEDLDRARRLLDCRALTVRVGQGFDVHRFGPGDIVVIGGIGIPHDAGLVGHSDADVALHALTDAILGGLADGDIGSHFPPSDPRWRGADSAIFLRHAAALVRGRGGAIDHVDLTILCERPKIGPHRPAMTARIAELLQIPPSRVGVKATTTEGLGFTGRGEGIAAQAVATLRLPPED from the coding sequence ATGAAGCGCCGCATCGCTCTCGTCGTCGCCGCCGGACGCGGCACCCGTTTCGGCCGCGCATTGCCCAAGCAATATGCCGACCTCGCCGGTGCGCCGGTCATTCGGCGGGCAGTCCTCGCCTTCCTTCGACATCCGGGCGTCGCCGGGGTCCGCTGCGTGATTCATCCGGACGATGCCAGCGCCTATGAAGCGGCCGTCGGTGACCTCGGCCTGCCCCCTGCCGTTCACGGAGGGCCGACCCGCCAGGAGTCCGTGCGGCTCGGCTTGGAAGCACTCGCCGCCGAACCGCCGGACATGGTCCTGATCCACGACGGTGCGCGTCCGATGATCGACAGTAACGTGATCGACCGGACCGTCGCAGCGGCCGAAGCGCACGGTGCCGCCGTCGCCGCCCTGCGAGTCAACGACACGCTGAAGAGGGGCGACGCGATCGTCACCGCGACGGTGGACCGGAACGGCCTTTGGCGGGCGCAGACGCCGCAGGCCTTCGCGTTCGGGCCGATCCTCGCCGCCCATCACACCCATGCCGGCGCCGACCTGTCCGACGATGCCGCCGTGGCGGAACGGGCCGGAATCGCCGTGGCCCTCGCCGAGGGTGCGGAGGACAATCTTAAGATCACCAATCCCGAAGACCTCGACCGCGCGCGGCGCCTGCTCGATTGCCGCGCCCTCACGGTGCGGGTCGGACAGGGATTCGACGTCCATCGCTTCGGCCCAGGCGACATCGTCGTGATCGGCGGGATCGGCATCCCGCACGACGCGGGCCTCGTCGGTCATTCCGATGCCGATGTCGCGCTGCACGCCCTGACCGACGCCATCCTGGGCGGGCTCGCCGACGGCGACATCGGCAGCCATTTCCCGCCATCCGACCCGCGCTGGCGCGGCGCCGATTCGGCCATCTTTCTGCGCCACGCCGCGGCGCTCGTCCGCGGGCGCGGCGGTGCCATCGACCATGTCGACCTCACCATACTGTGCGAGCGTCCGAAGATCGGCCCGCACCGGCCGGCGATGACCGCGCGCATCGCCGAACTGCTGCAGATCCCGCCGTCGCGGGTCGGCGTGAAGGCGACCACCACCGAGGGCCTGGGCTTCACCGGGCGCGGCGAGGGGATCGCCGCCCAGGCGGTGGCGACACTGCGGCTGCCGCCGGAGGACTGA
- a CDS encoding CinA family protein: MTLFPDHLTALSRETLESFRRAGLRATAAESCTGGLIAGLLTEIAGSSDVVGRTFVTYSNEAKQQVLGVPASVLEAKGAVSAETVTAMAEGALRACGRDADVAVAVSGVAGPGGGSPEKPVGTVYIAVASRGGMTSADRHQFPGDRTEIRLRTVEAALRMMAERVSSKPA, from the coding sequence ATGACGCTCTTCCCCGATCACCTGACGGCGCTGTCGCGCGAGACGCTGGAGTCCTTCCGGCGAGCAGGCCTGCGTGCCACAGCGGCCGAATCCTGCACCGGGGGCCTGATCGCGGGCCTGCTCACAGAGATCGCCGGATCGTCGGACGTGGTCGGCCGTACCTTCGTCACCTATTCGAACGAGGCGAAGCAGCAGGTGCTGGGCGTGCCGGCGTCGGTGCTGGAGGCGAAGGGCGCCGTCAGTGCCGAGACGGTGACTGCGATGGCCGAGGGCGCCCTACGCGCCTGCGGACGGGACGCCGACGTCGCGGTCGCCGTCAGCGGGGTCGCGGGGCCGGGCGGCGGCTCGCCGGAAAAGCCCGTCGGGACCGTTTATATCGCGGTCGCCAGCCGCGGCGGCATGACGAGCGCCGACCGGCACCAGTTCCCCGGCGACCGCACGGAGATCCGGCTCAGGACCGTCGAGGCCGCGCTCCGCATGATGGCCGAGCGCGTGTCCTCGAAACCAGCTTAA
- a CDS encoding YaiI/YqxD family protein, which produces MTEIYVDADGCPVKEEVLKVAARHALVAHYVSDRWQRGLDHPLVRKVVVAQGADAADDWIAERIGPEDIAVTTDIPLAKRCLDRGARVLGPSGRPFTEASIGMALAMRNLKADLRDAGTMTGGPPSFSRQDRSRFLSALEVAVQAAKRARPVPPQAT; this is translated from the coding sequence ATGACCGAGATCTACGTCGACGCCGACGGCTGCCCCGTGAAGGAGGAGGTGCTAAAGGTCGCCGCCCGCCATGCGCTCGTCGCGCACTATGTCTCCGACCGCTGGCAGCGCGGGCTTGATCATCCGCTGGTGCGTAAGGTGGTGGTCGCCCAGGGCGCCGATGCCGCCGACGATTGGATCGCGGAGCGGATCGGCCCCGAGGATATCGCCGTGACGACGGACATTCCCTTGGCGAAACGCTGCCTCGACAGGGGCGCGCGCGTGCTCGGCCCGTCGGGCCGGCCGTTCACCGAGGCTTCGATCGGCATGGCGCTCGCCATGCGCAACCTGAAGGCCGATCTTCGCGACGCGGGCACGATGACCGGCGGCCCGCCTTCCTTCTCGAGGCAGGATCGATCGCGCTTCCTCTCCGCGCTCGAGGTCGCCGTCCAGGCGGCGAAGCGGGCGCGGCCGGTGCCGCCGCAGGCGACTTAA
- a CDS encoding response regulator, with protein MNHDDRRDGSAPTETPEFLTGGGEVGLLMRAKDWSATPLGPPEDWPQSLKTVVRIMQTSRYAMWMGWGRELTFFYNDAYRPTLGVKHPHALGMPAQKVWAEIWPEIGPRIAKVLSSGDATWDERLLLLLERSGYPEETYHTFSYSPLPGDAGGIEGMLCVVTEETERVIGERRLHTLRDLGARLAGTNVEDEVLNAFGGALAGNRRDLIFALVYLFDADGTAARLATACGIAPGHPVAPQTIPVDADRHAWPAATFAARNPSTLRMSDIDRVFADLPTGDWAKPPREAVVVPIARQGQERPAGFIVAGLSPLRTYDADYAGFVELIAGQIEAALGNANAYAEERRRTEALAELDRAKTSFFSNISHEFRTPLTLMLGPIEEILSKAPEAVPMDDRRNVELAHRNGIRLLQLVNSLLDYSRISAGRIHARYRPVDLAAATSDIAANFRAAVERAGLRFTVDCPGLPHPVHVDVGMWETVVINLLSNAFKFTMAGEIAVELRPSVDQASVELRVRDTGAGIAADELPRLFERFHRIEGARGRSFEGSGIGLALVLELVQLHGGTISVESEPDRGSTFRVRIPFGRAHLPADRIGDGVETDVGPSGRRNARVEQALYWLSDGDVETDEAAETDTTIERGAGERILLADDNADMRGYIGRLLIAQGYDVEAVHDGQAALDSVRKQPPDLVLTDVMMPRLDGFGLLQKLREDVLLREIPVVLVSARAGEEARSEGVAAGADDYLIKPFSARELLTRVASSLANARMRRQTEHALREEARMLETLNRVGAAVSAELDMKQLVQTVTDAATELTGAAFGAFFYNAVDDGGESYTLYALSGAPRESFEGFPMPRNTPIFGPTFAGERPVRSDDITADPNYGLSSPHRGMPAGHLPLRSYLAVPVVSRSREVLGGLFFGHPAPGVFTERSERLATGIAAQAAVAIDNATLYRAAQNEIAERKQTESALRESEMRYRELTATLETRVEERTGELAEANANLRAQIEERERIEEALRQAQKMEGIGQLTGGVAHDFNNLLTIIIGNLESLQRQIDRDEMEPTRMRRWIDNAHRGAQRAAALTQRLLAFSRRQPLEPRPVDPNRLVAGMSDLLRRTLGETIEVETVLSGGLWWTHADPNQLESAILNLAVNARDAMPSGGRLTIETANAFLDEGYAARQAEVAPGQYVVLCISDSGTGMSREVLAQAFEPFFTTKDVGHGTGLGLSQVYGFVKQSGGHVKIYSEPGEGTTVKIYLPRLLAAVDDSHPVERPQQEAKGSRSETILVVEDDDDVRHHSVEILSELGYRVIESATGAAGLEQLATHPDVRLLFTDVGLPGGMNGRQLADAARQLRPRLAVLFTTGYAKNAIVHDGRLDPGVHLITKPFTYAALAAKVRDVLDVRSGPPCLLLVEDEPLVRMVVAEALDDLGFKVEEAASATEAINKMRLLQGKVDAAVVDVGLPDRKGDALAAELRAMDGSLPIVIASGYDGDSLRGRFAADPLVAFLDKPYEAHQLAAVLGEFDVKPLAGG; from the coding sequence GTGAACCACGACGACCGCCGAGACGGATCGGCGCCGACAGAAACGCCTGAGTTTCTGACGGGCGGTGGCGAAGTCGGCCTGCTGATGCGAGCAAAGGACTGGTCCGCGACGCCGCTGGGCCCGCCCGAGGACTGGCCGCAGAGCCTGAAGACCGTCGTCCGCATCATGCAGACGTCGCGCTACGCGATGTGGATGGGCTGGGGCCGGGAGCTCACTTTCTTCTATAATGACGCGTACCGTCCGACCCTCGGCGTGAAGCATCCGCATGCGCTCGGAATGCCCGCGCAGAAAGTCTGGGCGGAGATCTGGCCGGAAATCGGCCCCCGGATCGCGAAGGTGCTGTCAAGCGGCGACGCGACGTGGGACGAGCGGCTTCTTCTGCTCCTCGAGCGGAGCGGTTACCCCGAGGAAACCTACCACACCTTCTCCTACAGCCCGCTCCCCGGCGACGCGGGCGGCATCGAAGGTATGCTCTGCGTCGTCACCGAGGAGACCGAGCGGGTAATCGGGGAGCGGCGCCTCCATACCTTGCGTGACCTCGGTGCACGCTTGGCGGGAACCAACGTCGAAGACGAGGTCCTGAACGCATTCGGCGGCGCCCTCGCCGGAAATCGCCGCGATCTGATCTTCGCCCTTGTCTACCTGTTCGACGCAGACGGCACCGCAGCCCGCCTCGCCACGGCGTGCGGAATCGCCCCCGGTCATCCGGTGGCACCCCAGACCATCCCCGTCGATGCGGACCGACATGCTTGGCCGGCGGCGACATTCGCCGCGCGCAACCCGAGCACCTTGCGCATGTCTGATATTGACCGCGTTTTCGCCGACCTGCCGACCGGCGATTGGGCGAAACCGCCTCGCGAAGCGGTGGTGGTGCCGATTGCGCGTCAGGGTCAGGAGCGGCCCGCCGGGTTCATTGTCGCCGGCCTGAGTCCGCTCCGTACCTACGACGCCGACTATGCGGGCTTCGTGGAGCTGATCGCCGGACAGATCGAAGCGGCCCTCGGCAACGCCAATGCCTATGCCGAAGAGCGGCGCCGGACCGAAGCGCTCGCTGAACTGGATCGCGCCAAGACATCGTTCTTTTCCAACATCAGCCACGAATTCCGCACGCCGCTGACCCTGATGCTCGGACCGATCGAGGAGATCTTGTCGAAGGCGCCGGAGGCGGTCCCGATGGACGACCGGCGCAACGTCGAGTTGGCTCACCGCAACGGCATCAGACTTCTGCAGCTGGTCAACAGCCTCCTGGATTATTCCCGGATCTCCGCCGGACGCATCCATGCGCGCTACCGGCCCGTCGACCTCGCCGCCGCCACATCCGACATCGCTGCGAACTTCCGTGCCGCCGTGGAACGGGCGGGGCTCCGCTTCACCGTCGACTGTCCGGGGCTGCCGCATCCGGTCCACGTCGACGTCGGCATGTGGGAGACTGTTGTCATCAACCTGCTGTCGAACGCATTCAAGTTCACGATGGCGGGCGAGATCGCGGTCGAACTCCGGCCGTCAGTAGATCAGGCGTCGGTGGAACTTCGGGTACGCGACACTGGCGCCGGCATCGCCGCCGACGAGCTGCCGCGCCTCTTTGAGCGGTTCCACCGCATCGAAGGCGCCCGCGGCCGCAGCTTCGAGGGCAGCGGCATCGGCCTCGCCCTTGTGCTCGAACTGGTTCAGTTGCACGGCGGGACCATCTCGGTAGAGAGCGAGCCCGACCGCGGCAGCACGTTCCGCGTACGGATCCCCTTCGGTCGGGCCCACCTGCCCGCGGACCGCATCGGCGACGGGGTGGAGACTGATGTCGGACCGAGCGGCCGTCGCAATGCGCGCGTCGAACAGGCGCTCTACTGGCTGTCCGACGGCGACGTCGAGACCGACGAGGCGGCCGAGACAGATACCACCATCGAACGCGGCGCCGGCGAACGCATCCTCCTGGCGGACGACAATGCGGACATGCGCGGCTACATCGGCCGCCTGCTGATCGCTCAGGGCTACGACGTCGAGGCCGTCCACGACGGGCAGGCAGCGTTGGATTCCGTCCGAAAGCAACCACCGGATCTCGTCCTGACGGACGTCATGATGCCGCGGCTCGACGGCTTCGGTCTCCTGCAGAAGCTGCGCGAGGATGTGCTGCTGCGGGAGATACCGGTCGTCCTCGTCTCCGCCCGGGCGGGCGAGGAAGCCAGGTCCGAAGGCGTCGCCGCCGGAGCGGATGACTATCTGATCAAGCCGTTCTCGGCGCGCGAACTCTTGACGCGGGTCGCCAGTTCACTGGCGAACGCGCGCATGCGACGGCAAACGGAGCATGCGCTGCGCGAAGAAGCCCGCATGCTGGAGACGCTGAACCGCGTGGGTGCTGCGGTCTCGGCCGAACTCGACATGAAGCAGCTGGTCCAGACCGTCACCGACGCGGCGACCGAGCTGACCGGCGCGGCGTTCGGCGCCTTCTTCTATAACGCGGTCGACGACGGAGGCGAATCTTACACGCTCTACGCCCTGTCCGGCGCGCCACGGGAGTCCTTCGAGGGCTTCCCCATGCCGCGCAATACGCCGATCTTCGGACCGACATTTGCCGGAGAGCGACCGGTCCGGTCCGACGACATCACGGCGGACCCGAACTACGGACTGAGTTCCCCCCACCGGGGCATGCCGGCAGGCCATCTTCCCCTGCGCAGCTACTTGGCCGTACCTGTCGTCTCCCGTTCGCGCGAGGTGCTGGGCGGCCTGTTCTTCGGGCATCCCGCGCCGGGGGTCTTCACCGAGCGTTCCGAGCGCCTCGCCACTGGCATCGCGGCACAGGCCGCCGTCGCCATCGACAATGCCACCCTCTATCGCGCGGCCCAAAACGAGATCGCCGAGCGCAAGCAGACCGAGTCGGCGCTGCGCGAGAGCGAGATGCGCTACCGCGAGCTCACCGCTACCCTGGAGACGCGGGTCGAAGAACGCACGGGGGAACTGGCCGAGGCCAACGCCAACCTCCGCGCCCAGATCGAGGAGCGGGAGCGGATCGAGGAAGCGCTGCGCCAGGCACAGAAGATGGAAGGCATCGGCCAGCTGACAGGTGGCGTCGCGCACGATTTCAACAACCTGCTGACCATTATCATCGGCAACCTCGAATCGCTGCAGCGCCAGATCGACCGCGACGAGATGGAGCCGACGCGGATGCGGCGGTGGATCGACAATGCCCATCGCGGCGCACAGCGGGCCGCCGCGCTGACGCAGCGCCTTCTCGCCTTCTCACGGCGTCAGCCGCTGGAGCCGCGGCCGGTCGACCCGAACCGCCTCGTCGCGGGCATGTCGGACCTGCTGCGGCGCACGCTGGGCGAGACCATCGAGGTCGAGACGGTCCTGTCCGGCGGGCTGTGGTGGACGCATGCCGACCCGAACCAGCTGGAGAGCGCCATCCTCAACCTCGCGGTCAATGCCCGCGACGCAATGCCTAGCGGCGGTAGGCTGACCATCGAGACAGCCAACGCCTTCCTCGACGAGGGCTACGCGGCCCGGCAGGCCGAAGTGGCGCCTGGCCAGTATGTCGTGCTTTGCATCAGCGACTCCGGCACCGGGATGAGCCGCGAGGTACTGGCCCAGGCATTCGAGCCCTTCTTCACGACCAAGGATGTCGGCCACGGCACCGGCCTCGGCCTCTCGCAGGTCTACGGATTCGTCAAGCAATCCGGCGGGCATGTGAAGATCTACAGCGAGCCCGGCGAGGGCACGACCGTGAAGATCTACCTGCCGCGCCTGCTCGCTGCGGTGGACGATTCCCATCCGGTCGAGCGCCCGCAGCAGGAAGCAAAGGGCTCCAGGTCGGAGACGATCCTGGTGGTGGAGGACGACGACGACGTCCGCCACCATTCGGTGGAGATCCTGTCCGAACTCGGCTACCGGGTGATCGAGTCGGCCACCGGTGCGGCGGGGCTCGAGCAGCTGGCCACCCACCCGGACGTGAGGCTCCTCTTCACGGACGTCGGGCTGCCGGGCGGCATGAACGGGCGCCAACTCGCCGACGCGGCCCGTCAGCTCCGTCCGCGGCTGGCCGTCCTGTTCACCACCGGCTATGCGAAGAACGCCATCGTCCACGACGGTCGCCTCGACCCCGGAGTTCACCTCATCACCAAACCCTTCACCTATGCCGCCCTCGCCGCGAAGGTGCGCGACGTCCTCGACGTGCGCAGCGGTCCGCCCTGCCTGCTCCTGGTCGAGGACGAGCCGCTGGTCCGCATGGTCGTCGCGGAAGCGCTCGACGATCTCGGGTTCAAGGTCGAGGAGGCGGCATCCGCGACCGAGGCGATCAACAAGATGCGCCTGCTCCAAGGCAAGGTCGACGCGGCGGTTGTCGACGTCGGGCTCCCGGACCGCAAAGGGGACGCGCTCGCCGCGGAGCTCCGCGCGATGGACGGCTCCCTGCCCATCGTCATCGCCAGCGGCTACGATGGCGATTCCCTGCGCGGCCGGTTCGCCGCCGACCCGCTGGTCGCCTTCCTCGACAAACCCTACGAGGCCCACCAACTCGCAGCAGTTCTCGGCGAGTTCGACGTGAAGCCGCTCGCCGGCGGCTGA
- the pseB gene encoding UDP-N-acetylglucosamine 4,6-dehydratase (inverting) has translation MQRDEHTNAAAAPLIRRFEEPAFDFAGRSVLVTGGTGSFGRAFVKAVLAGPAPRKLIVFSRDEQKQYEMAQRWDQSAHPCLRWFIGDVRDVDRLEMAMRDVDIVVHAAALKHVSVAEYNPFECVKTNVHGAENVVTAALRTRVQRVIALSTDKAANPVSLYGASKLAADKIFIAANNLRGTDGATFSVVRYGNVLGSRGSVVPYFQRLIAEGAADLPITDPRMTRFWITIGQGVAFVISSLAMMQGGEVFVPKIPSMKVGELARALAPGLPQRIVGIRPGEKLHEAMIPEDEARSTLELADRYVVIPGHPGFDVAPYRALGATPVPEAFRYSSDENAEWLDADALRRLLGSTA, from the coding sequence ATGCAGCGCGACGAACACACGAACGCAGCCGCGGCGCCCCTCATCCGGCGGTTCGAGGAACCGGCATTCGACTTCGCTGGCCGTTCCGTCCTCGTCACCGGCGGGACGGGCTCGTTCGGCCGCGCCTTCGTCAAAGCGGTGCTGGCCGGGCCCGCACCGCGCAAGCTGATCGTGTTCTCGCGCGACGAGCAGAAGCAGTACGAGATGGCGCAGCGCTGGGACCAGTCGGCGCATCCCTGCCTGCGCTGGTTCATCGGCGACGTGCGCGACGTCGACCGTCTGGAGATGGCGATGCGCGACGTCGACATCGTCGTCCACGCCGCCGCGCTGAAGCACGTCTCCGTCGCCGAGTACAATCCGTTCGAGTGCGTGAAGACCAATGTCCACGGTGCCGAGAACGTGGTCACGGCAGCGCTGCGCACGCGGGTCCAGCGCGTCATCGCCCTCTCCACCGACAAGGCTGCCAACCCAGTCAGCCTCTACGGCGCCAGCAAGCTCGCAGCGGACAAGATCTTCATCGCCGCCAACAACCTCCGCGGCACCGACGGTGCCACATTCTCGGTCGTGCGCTACGGCAACGTGCTCGGCTCACGCGGGAGCGTCGTCCCCTACTTCCAGCGCCTAATCGCCGAGGGTGCCGCCGATCTGCCGATCACCGACCCGCGCATGACGCGCTTTTGGATCACCATCGGCCAGGGCGTTGCCTTCGTGATCTCGTCGCTGGCGATGATGCAGGGCGGCGAGGTCTTCGTGCCGAAGATCCCGAGCATGAAGGTCGGCGAGCTGGCGCGCGCGCTCGCACCGGGGCTGCCGCAGCGGATCGTCGGCATCCGCCCCGGCGAGAAGCTGCACGAGGCGATGATCCCCGAGGACGAGGCGCGCTCGACCCTCGAGCTGGCCGACCGCTATGTGGTGATCCCCGGCCATCCGGGCTTCGACGTGGCCCCTTACCGGGCACTGGGGGCCACACCGGTACCCGAAGCCTTCCGCTATTCCAGCGACGAGAACGCCGAGTGGCTCGACGCCGATGCCCTGCGCCGGCTGCTCGGAAGCACCGCATGA